The following proteins are co-located in the Nostoc sp. UHCC 0870 genome:
- a CDS encoding Tn3 family transposase, with amino-acid sequence MKRQWDAEELVENFTLLPTEMALLSNKSEENRLGFAVLLKFFQMEAKFPRTKQEVPKQIVSYIARLLSVSPKQYGEYSFHGRTIERHRAEIREFFGFREFNPQDKTELIAWLCEFVLAYDRQASSLEAAVYQRLRELKLEPPIPEAVERLIRSAVVTTEKEFCAGIFNQIESETLTKMDALLNTQDALDDDQSQFKQSVFNFLKTDPGRTSLKSIFKEVSKLECIRDLGLPTKLFANVPPKIITHYRRRASAETPRELRRHPAKIRYTLVAAFCWQRNQEITDSLVELLIQIIHRIYVNAERRVDKQLIEEFKQVDGKPRLLFEIAQASLERPEEPVKDVVYPVVSPKTLQAVVKEYKSNSPTYEEKVYTVMRSSYLHHYRRMVPQLLSTLEFRSNNDMHRPVISALSLLKRYQSSNQRYYAIGEELFINGVLSKEQRHLILEQDKDGQERVNRVNYEICVLQALRDKLRSKEIWVVGAKRYCNPEEDLPQDFEVHRETYYLALGQPLDALTFISQLQQEMTQALTMLDKGMPSNTKVKIQKKKNGWISVSPLEAQPEPLNILQLKREIERRWPLTSLLDMLKEADLRIGFTNHFKNTGVRSNLDRETLQRRLLLCLYGLGSNTGLKRMCGGINSDLEYDLRYVKKHYIHREHLRNAIAEVVNATFNVRKVAIWGEGTTACASDSKKFGSWDQNLMTEWHIRYGGRGVMIYWHVEKKSACIYSQLKTCSSSEVAAMIEGLLRHCTDMKVKKNYVDTHGQNEIAFGFCRLLGFELMPRIKRIGSQKLYLPSAGQKQDFPNLQLVLTKAIDWELIRQQYDQMIKYTTALRLGTAEADTILKRFSRSSPQHPTQKALSELGRAVKTIFLCHYLNSEALRREINEGLNVVENWNSANGFIFYGKNSEIATNRLDEQELSVLCLHLLQISLVYINTLMIQRVLAEATWMKQMRQEDFRALSPLIWVHVNPYGTFRLDMNERLQIDAASP; translated from the coding sequence GTGAAACGTCAATGGGATGCAGAAGAACTGGTAGAAAATTTTACGCTCCTGCCAACAGAAATGGCACTGCTGTCAAATAAAAGTGAGGAAAATCGCTTGGGCTTTGCTGTGCTACTGAAATTCTTCCAGATGGAAGCAAAATTCCCCCGCACCAAACAGGAAGTTCCCAAACAGATTGTTTCTTACATTGCGAGACTTCTCTCCGTATCGCCAAAACAATATGGTGAATACTCGTTTCATGGACGCACTATTGAACGTCATCGCGCTGAAATCCGTGAATTCTTTGGTTTTCGAGAATTCAACCCACAAGACAAAACAGAACTGATTGCTTGGTTGTGCGAATTTGTCTTGGCATACGACCGTCAAGCCTCCTCATTAGAAGCAGCAGTGTATCAACGTTTACGGGAGTTAAAGTTAGAACCACCAATACCCGAAGCGGTAGAACGGCTGATTCGGTCTGCGGTCGTCACTACTGAAAAAGAATTCTGTGCTGGCATCTTCAACCAAATTGAATCAGAAACGCTGACCAAAATGGATGCCCTTCTCAATACTCAAGATGCTCTAGATGATGACCAGAGCCAATTTAAACAGTCGGTCTTCAATTTCCTCAAAACAGACCCCGGTCGTACCAGTCTCAAGAGTATCTTCAAAGAAGTCTCCAAACTTGAATGTATCCGGGATTTGGGACTACCGACCAAACTGTTTGCTAATGTTCCCCCCAAAATTATTACTCACTACCGTCGGCGGGCTAGCGCAGAAACACCCCGCGAACTGCGTCGTCATCCTGCGAAAATTCGCTACACATTAGTGGCAGCCTTCTGCTGGCAACGCAACCAAGAGATTACCGACAGTTTGGTGGAGTTGCTCATTCAAATTATCCACCGCATTTATGTTAATGCCGAACGGCGGGTGGATAAACAACTTATTGAGGAATTTAAACAGGTGGATGGTAAGCCACGCTTGTTATTTGAAATTGCTCAAGCTTCACTCGAACGTCCAGAAGAACCTGTTAAGGATGTTGTTTACCCAGTAGTTAGCCCGAAAACACTGCAAGCGGTAGTCAAAGAATATAAATCTAACAGTCCTACATATGAGGAAAAGGTTTACACAGTGATGCGTTCATCATATCTGCATCACTATCGGCGCATGGTTCCTCAACTGCTATCCACACTAGAGTTTCGCTCTAATAATGATATGCACCGCCCAGTAATTTCTGCTTTGTCATTGCTTAAAAGATACCAATCCAGCAATCAGCGATACTATGCAATCGGTGAGGAATTGTTCATCAATGGTGTTCTCTCCAAGGAGCAACGCCACCTGATTTTGGAACAGGACAAGGATGGGCAGGAACGGGTAAATCGGGTCAATTATGAAATATGCGTGCTACAGGCACTGCGAGATAAGCTGCGCTCCAAGGAAATTTGGGTAGTTGGGGCTAAACGCTACTGTAACCCAGAAGAAGACTTGCCCCAAGACTTTGAAGTACATCGAGAAACCTACTACTTGGCTTTAGGGCAACCATTAGATGCTCTCACTTTTATCAGCCAACTCCAGCAGGAAATGACTCAGGCTTTAACAATGCTGGATAAAGGAATGCCCAGCAATACTAAAGTCAAGATTCAAAAGAAGAAAAATGGCTGGATTAGCGTCTCTCCTCTAGAAGCACAGCCAGAACCACTCAATATCTTGCAACTTAAACGTGAGATAGAAAGACGCTGGCCCCTGACCAGTTTGCTGGATATGTTGAAAGAAGCCGACCTGCGGATTGGTTTTACTAATCATTTCAAGAATACGGGTGTGCGTTCTAACCTAGACCGAGAAACCCTACAACGACGATTGTTGTTGTGTTTGTATGGATTGGGTAGTAATACTGGACTCAAGCGTATGTGCGGAGGAATTAACAGTGACTTAGAGTATGATCTGCGTTATGTCAAAAAGCACTACATTCACCGAGAACACTTGCGTAATGCTATCGCAGAAGTTGTAAATGCTACTTTCAATGTTCGTAAGGTAGCAATTTGGGGAGAAGGTACGACAGCGTGTGCTAGTGATTCCAAAAAGTTTGGCTCGTGGGATCAAAATTTGATGACAGAATGGCATATCCGCTACGGAGGTCGGGGAGTGATGATCTATTGGCACGTTGAGAAAAAATCTGCCTGCATCTACTCTCAGCTTAAGACTTGTTCTTCTTCGGAAGTGGCAGCAATGATTGAGGGTCTTCTACGGCATTGCACTGATATGAAAGTAAAGAAAAACTATGTAGACACCCACGGTCAAAATGAAATTGCCTTTGGCTTTTGCCGTTTACTGGGCTTTGAGTTGATGCCTCGGATCAAGCGCATCGGCTCCCAAAAGTTATATCTACCAAGTGCTGGACAAAAACAAGATTTTCCTAATTTACAACTTGTACTGACTAAAGCGATTGATTGGGAACTGATTCGCCAGCAGTATGACCAGATGATTAAATATACTACTGCTTTACGTTTAGGAACGGCGGAAGCAGACACGATTTTGAAACGTTTTAGCCGTTCTTCTCCTCAACATCCAACACAAAAGGCACTTTCTGAGCTAGGTAGAGCAGTGAAAACTATATTTCTGTGTCACTACCTCAACTCTGAGGCTTTACGACGTGAGATTAATGAAGGGCTGAATGTGGTGGAAAACTGGAATAGTGCTAATGGTTTTATTTTTTACGGCAAAAACAGTGAAATTGCTACTAACCGCCTAGATGAACAAGAATTATCGGTTTTGTGCCTCCATTTGCTGCAAATCAGCCTTGTTTACATCAATACGCTGATGATTCAAAGGGTTTTAGCAGAAGCCACTTGGATGAAGCAGATGAGACAAGAAGATTTCCGGGCGTTATCACCGTTGATTTGGGTACATGTTAACCCTTACGGCACTTTTCGACTGGATATGAACGAGCGATTACAAATTGATGCTGCGTCTCCTTGA
- a CDS encoding HU family DNA-binding protein has protein sequence MSIDKKELVRRVSKRLTKGSGTVEEILDATIEEIYESLKQGDSVSLRNFGTFYVRTGRECWVFKFNPSQRLRQAFGWSSTHKSKS, from the coding sequence ATGTCTATCGATAAAAAGGAACTGGTACGACGCGTTTCTAAACGCTTAACCAAAGGTAGTGGCACAGTTGAAGAAATTCTTGATGCCACTATAGAAGAAATATATGAATCACTCAAGCAGGGGGACAGTGTTTCTCTACGAAACTTTGGTACTTTTTATGTCAGAACAGGGCGAGAATGTTGGGTGTTTAAGTTCAATCCCTCACAACGGTTACGTCAAGCGTTTGGTTGGTCGTCAACTCATAAATCCAAGTCCTAA
- a CDS encoding plasmid pRiA4b ORF-3 family protein: MASKKSASNQTVYQLKITLKNIRPPIWRRIQVLSSTTLEQLHLIVQEVMGWDNYHMHQFSIAGIDYGQTQREFNVRSEKTVKLSQVVKSEKFKFSYTYDFGDSWEHEILVEKELPSTPNTNYPICITGKRACPPEDCGGSWGYAELLEIITSPSHPEYEERMEWVGESFNPDTFDINEVNQRLQEFK; this comes from the coding sequence ATGGCTTCAAAAAAATCTGCAAGTAATCAAACCGTTTACCAACTCAAAATCACCCTCAAGAACATTCGACCCCCTATTTGGAGAAGGATACAGGTATTAAGTTCGACGACGCTTGAACAGCTACATCTGATTGTGCAAGAGGTAATGGGCTGGGATAACTATCATATGCACCAATTTTCCATTGCTGGCATTGATTATGGTCAAACTCAAAGAGAGTTTAATGTGCGTTCAGAAAAGACTGTAAAGCTAAGTCAGGTGGTTAAGAGTGAGAAGTTCAAATTTTCTTACACTTACGATTTTGGAGATAGCTGGGAACACGAAATTTTGGTAGAAAAAGAACTACCATCAACTCCTAATACAAACTACCCCATATGTATCACTGGGAAGCGTGCTTGTCCTCCTGAAGATTGTGGTGGTTCTTGGGGCTATGCAGAGTTACTGGAAATTATTACTTCACCGTCACATCCAGAATACGAAGAGAGGATGGAGTGGGTAGGTGAAAGCTTTAATCCAGATACCTTCGACATCAATGAAGTTAATCAAAGGTTACAAGAATTCAAATAA
- a CDS encoding iron-containing redox enzyme family protein — MKEQPAITDTSSRLNRDIELAPAVKAQESAICSQVIAYCNEVLDRSRFFCLLKAGAITPPMMQYTFLQYHHWRDRLHRWFGLCIVKADSCIDPDQKSAIMSLADHTFTDLQDGHNEMYAEFLYDLGLSDAEIMASQPSAATASYERSFFDEFGYESDNFYEALAALSGRELCVSIRNARIMQSYFDAHGMKHPIWLSLHAKLEVNHFQDSIRPVLTHYDGDSTKLKNVIKAVEGGIKRHIQYFDDLLHEYEFKADIKQK, encoded by the coding sequence ATGAAAGAGCAGCCTGCTATCACTGACACCTCTAGCCGCTTAAATCGAGACATAGAACTGGCTCCTGCGGTGAAAGCGCAAGAATCAGCAATTTGTTCTCAAGTAATCGCTTATTGTAACGAAGTCCTTGATCGCAGTCGCTTTTTTTGCCTGCTCAAAGCAGGAGCGATCACTCCACCAATGATGCAATATACTTTTCTCCAATACCATCATTGGCGGGATCGGCTGCATAGATGGTTCGGCTTGTGCATCGTCAAAGCTGACAGTTGCATTGACCCAGACCAAAAATCCGCGATTATGTCTTTGGCAGATCACACCTTTACCGACTTGCAAGATGGACATAATGAGATGTACGCAGAATTTCTTTACGATTTGGGATTGAGTGATGCGGAAATTATGGCAAGTCAACCAAGTGCCGCAACTGCATCCTATGAACGTTCGTTTTTCGATGAATTCGGCTACGAGAGCGACAATTTTTACGAAGCCCTGGCTGCGTTGAGTGGTCGGGAATTGTGCGTGTCAATCCGAAATGCCAGAATTATGCAATCTTACTTTGATGCTCATGGTATGAAGCATCCGATTTGGTTGAGCTTGCACGCAAAATTAGAGGTGAATCATTTCCAAGATTCTATTCGTCCGGTACTGACTCACTACGATGGAGATTCAACCAAACTAAAGAATGTAATCAAAGCCGTCGAGGGTGGGATCAAACGACACATACAATATTTCGACGATCTGCTGCATGAGTACGAATTTAAAGCCGACATTAAGCAGAAATAG
- a CDS encoding WD40 repeat domain-containing protein: MVGKSRYQAWQCVQVIADYVDSSEYFLQYAEDNSRFNTYLFILGNFGSGVIPQKSEDSSNFFRTLNRDLLGAMLDAGTGTARAYQVGYPSTPFVNCVEKVAFSPNGELLASTLSIFRDNGSIEKWVKLWNIATGEELHTFNDDFFFGFSEDGKTLAGRDWLWDIETKQRTQKIAENVDAHWSIALSPDFQTLVSFQRRETNFPTRIWNKKNYIQVDIPSLSAPFEPIHDYRLTQFSPDGRILAKVIGDYDRLLLCDVAANQQISLDFRRTGGCIGNLAFSPDGQMVAVALEQVEGFGSVYKTSWVDVLSIPKISGIKVLDAFSAFFGAKFIDPNASYDRRQLLASTKYSLGKRWIICLVDVATGRELSRIRVGSKFYGSFIHSLAFSPDSQTLACGHGIGYITLWQLSNSSSSLAAKKVCSFASDFRAEVKSLAFHPSHNQQILVSGHADGAIRMWRLR; this comes from the coding sequence ATGGTTGGAAAGAGTCGTTATCAAGCTTGGCAGTGCGTGCAAGTTATTGCAGATTATGTTGATTCTTCTGAATACTTTTTACAATATGCAGAAGATAATTCGCGCTTTAATACGTACCTATTTATACTAGGGAATTTTGGTAGTGGTGTAATTCCTCAAAAGTCTGAGGACTCTTCTAACTTTTTCAGGACTCTCAACCGTGATTTACTTGGAGCAATGCTTGATGCTGGTACGGGTACTGCACGAGCTTATCAAGTTGGATATCCCTCTACCCCTTTCGTCAATTGTGTTGAAAAAGTTGCTTTTAGCCCTAATGGGGAATTACTAGCTAGTACTTTATCTATTTTTAGAGATAATGGCTCCATCGAAAAATGGGTCAAATTGTGGAACATTGCCACAGGGGAAGAACTACATACCTTTAATGATGATTTTTTTTTCGGTTTCAGTGAAGATGGAAAAACATTAGCAGGAAGAGACTGGCTCTGGGATATAGAAACAAAGCAAAGAACACAAAAGATTGCTGAAAATGTGGATGCTCACTGGAGTATTGCTCTTAGTCCTGATTTTCAGACACTCGTTAGTTTTCAGCGAAGAGAAACTAATTTTCCTACAAGAATATGGAATAAAAAAAACTACATTCAAGTTGATATTCCGTCCTTGTCAGCTCCGTTTGAGCCAATACATGATTATCGCCTTACTCAATTTAGCCCAGATGGACGAATCCTCGCTAAAGTAATTGGTGACTATGACAGACTTTTATTATGTGACGTTGCTGCAAACCAGCAAATCTCTCTAGATTTCCGAAGAACAGGAGGTTGTATTGGTAATCTTGCATTTAGTCCTGATGGTCAAATGGTTGCTGTTGCATTAGAACAAGTTGAAGGATTTGGGTCTGTATATAAAACATCCTGGGTTGACGTTCTATCCATCCCAAAGATTTCGGGGATTAAAGTTCTGGATGCATTTTCGGCATTTTTTGGAGCTAAATTTATCGACCCAAATGCGTCATATGATAGGCGACAATTGTTAGCCTCCACAAAATATTCTCTCGGTAAGAGGTGGATCATCTGCTTAGTAGATGTAGCTACAGGAAGAGAACTTTCTCGCATCAGAGTTGGTAGCAAGTTTTATGGTTCGTTTATTCACTCTCTTGCCTTTAGCCCGGATAGTCAAACTCTAGCTTGTGGTCATGGAATAGGATATATCACGCTTTGGCAACTAAGTAATAGCTCATCTTCTCTTGCAGCTAAAAAAGTTTGTTCTTTTGCGAGTGATTTCCGTGCAGAAGTTAAATCATTAGCATTTCATCCTAGCCATAATCAACAAATTTTAGTTAGTGGTCATGCAGATGGGGCAATTAGAATGTGGCGGCTAAGATAA